The Pirellulales bacterium sequence ATACCGGCTGTCCGCTGGGGAACATCATTCCGGACTTCAACGACCTTGTCTATCGCGATCGTTGGCGCGAGGCGCTGGCCCGACTGCACGCCACGAATAACTTTCCGGAGTTCACGGGCCGGGTCTGTCCCGCTCCTTGCGAGACGGCTTGCGTGCTGGGGATCAACGAAGATCCGGTGTCGATCAAGCAGATCGAAATGTCGATCGCGGATCGCGGTTTCGACGAAGGTTGGATCACGCCCGAGCCGCCTGAAGTCCGCACCGGCAAGCGCGTGGCGGTCGTCGGTGGCGGTCCGGCCGGACTGGCCGCGGCGCAGCAATTGAACCGGGCCGGGCATTATGTCACGGTCTTCGAGCGGGCCGATCGTCCCGGCGGTTTGCTGATGTACGGAATTCCCGATTTCAAACTGCAGAAAGATCGCGTCTGGCGACGCATCCGCCAGTTGGAAAACGAAGGGGTCGAGTTCCGCTGCAACGCGAACGTCGGTGTGAACGTCGAGACCGCGCAATTGCGCGACGAATACGACGCCATGCTGTTGACCGGCGGCGCTACGCAGCCACGCGATTTGCCGATTCCCGGCCGCAACCTGCCGGGCATCTACTTCGCGATGGAATTTCTGCCGCAGCAGAACAAACGCAACCAGGGGGACAAGATCCCTGCGGATATTTCGCTGTTGGCCACGGGCAAGGATGTGATCATCATCGGCGGCGGCGATACGGGGAGCGACTGCACCGGCACGTCGAATCGTCACGGCGCAAAAAGCGTTACGCAATTCGAGCTGCTGCCGAAGCCGCCCGATCTTGGGTATTTCCCCCGCGCCAACGAACGGCCGGTCAATACGCCCTGGCCGTACTGGACGATGATGATGCGCACCAGCAGCTCGCACAAGGAAGGTTGCGATCGTCACTGGAGCATCCTCACCAAGGAATTCCAGGCTGACGAGAAGGGACGCGTCAAGAATCTCGTCACGGTCGAGATCGAATGGTATGTCGACGAACAAGGACGGCAACAATTCAAGGAAATGCCAGGTACGACGAAAGCCTGGCCTTGTCAGTTAGTCCTCCTGGCGATGGGCTTTTTAGGACCCGAGAAGAAAGGCGCGATCGCTGACCTGGACCTCGCTCTCGATGGGCGAGGGAACGTCAAGTGCGACGCCAATTACATGTCGAGCGTCGACGGCGTGTTTGCCGCCGGCGATATCCGACGTGGGCAATCGCTCGTCGTGTGGGCCATCCACGAGGGGCGCGAAGCGGCCCGCGCGGTCGACAAGTACCTGATGGGCGTGAGCTACCTGCCCAGCGTTAACGCCGGCGACTTCGCCTGGAAATAGAGCAAGCTCTCGATTGCTGTGTGCGGCGGCGGCTCGGGGAAGGTGATCCCGGTCTGCGCCCGGCAGGCGTAGCTAATGGTCGCGCTGTAAACGCTGCTGCGACGCAGGGTCGATGCCCCCCCGTTCGGAATCGGGGCTCTCTCTCACGGCATCCCATCGGCCCTCCTGATTTGGATCTCGCTTGAGTAATGCACGCTGCGAGGTGCGCAATCGTCGGCACTTTCCACCTTTCCGCCAGGGGGACTCGGTCTCTCGTGGTCCGGCCCTGCTGGAAAAACCCCAGCCTGCGGTTCCTGGCTGTCCTAACGAATCGCGGCATGCTAAGCCGTGATGTTTTAACTACATGTGAAATTGATGAATATGTAAGATTTCTGCTTGCCCCTGAGTTTCTTTATTACTATTTTGAGGGCAGTAAGCGGGTCAAACGTTAGGGGGGCGATCCGCAACGTTGTCCTGTCGGATTTCGCGGCAGGAGGTCGGGCACGCGTTGTGGGAGTTCGCCTTAGAGCCTGAGTATGCTCAGGGGGCGCCTCGCCAGTCGATCCGTCGGCGGTCAGCTCCCTGTTCTCGTGGTATTCGCCCCACTTCCTGCGCGCTCTCCGCGAGATGACCCAATCAAGGTTTTCATCGTCGACCGGTGCTTTTGCGCCGGCGGAACTAGAGAGGCCGCGTAGCTTTATAAAGGAGACCGCTAATGATTCGCACCTTCGCACACTTTGTGTTTTTGTCCGTCGCGCTATGCGCGCAAATGACTTTTGCCAGTGGGCTCGTTATCGGCACCTGGAATTCGACGCGCGCCGGCATCGCCAATATTCCCACTGGCGAGTTCTCGACGCAGGCCGTGGCTTCGCTCGAAACCAACTTTCCCGGCATGAGCTTCAAGACAACGACGACGCTGACCCCGCAATTCTTTCAAGGGGTCAACATGTTGTTTATCGATACCGCACAGACCGACAGCGTTCCGATCACGCCTCTTTCGTCCAGCGAGCAATCGGCGCTTCTGAATTTCGTTAAAGGTGGCGGCAGCGCATTTCTGTTGACCGAAGGGTACGCTCCCTTTGTGCAAGCATCCCAATCGGTTCTCGCCCCTTTTGGCATCACGATCGCGGACGATAACCTCGACGGTCTGATGGCCGGCAATCCGGTTAACGAGCCGAATCCGATTTTTGACGGTCCCTACGGCAGCACGGCGTCAATCCTGCTGTATGGTGCCGGTGACTATCCCAACCTCGGCCCCCATGCGACCTCGCTTGCCGACAATGCGATCAACGGCCTGCCAGTCATGGCCGTGATTCCGCCGCATGCGCTCAGCCCAACGAGCGGGGCCGTGGTGATGGTGGCTGACTCAACGTCCTTTATTGACGTGGCGGCCGGCGGCGCATTCACCGAATTCGAGCCGCTGTTCTTGAACACCGTCACCTATCTGACGACGCCTGAACCGGGCTCGTTGGCGCTTGCCTTGTTGGGTGGCGCCGTGCTCGTCGGGGTGGCGGGACGCCGTCGGCGGTAGACGGTTGCCGTCCGCGAGTGGCGTTTTTGGCGTCGAGGGGCGTGATACACTGGAACGAGGTGTGTCATTGCCCCTCCGGCGAGTTCTCGTCTTGTCGCGAGCTTTCGTATCACTGATCATGTGCGCCGCGCTTTTGCCTGGCCTTGCGCCAGGCGAAGCGCCGGCGCGCGTCGTGTCGGGGGATATCGGTACCCGGCACGCGGCGGCAAGGGTGAAGTTCGCGAAGAAGCTGGCTGAGCTGGCCGAATGGGCTGACGGTCAGAATCTGCCGGCCGAGGCAAAAATCTCGCGCAGCTGGCTGCCAGCGGCCGAGCCGAATCGGATCGCCCTGGCATGCCGGCCCGCACCGGGTGACACGGCCGAGTTGCCGGAATCGAGCTCGGATGAGTGGCGCGCGCGTTTTCAGAAGCTGCGTACAGCGCAGGCGGCAGAGCTATTTGCGCTGGCCGAGGAGGCCGCCGAGCATGGTCACGCTGCCGCGGCGTTTCCGCTATTGGTCGAGGTGATCCGCGACGAGCCGGGACACGAGCGAGCACGCAAGATCCTCGGCTATGAACTGCACGAGGGGCGTTGGCTGACGCCGTTCGAAATCGCGAAGGCCAACGACGGACAGGCGTGGGATTCGCGCTTCGGCTGGCTGCCTGCAAAGTATGTGACCCGATACGAGGCGGGCGAACGGTATTACAACAACCGCTGGATCACGGCCGAGGAAGACCAGCGATCGCGTGCCGATCCGCGCAAGGGTTGGGATGTCGTCACCGAGCATTACAACATCCATACCACGCACAGCCTGGAAGAAGGGGTGCGGTTGGCGACGCGTCTGGAGCGGTTGTATGACGCCTGGCAGCAGATGTTCACCGGCTTCTACGCGACTGACGCTCAGCTGGCGCGGCGCTTCAAATTGCAGGCCGCGACGCACACCATGCCGCAACGGCATCGCGTAATGTATTTCCGCGATCGCGAGGAATATATCAAGGCGCTCGAAAAGGAAGAGCCCGGCATTCGCGTCAGCACTGGTTATTACCTGGCGAACAAGAAGACGGCTTACTTCTATGCGGGCGACGAGGACGGCGAGACGAATCTGTATCACGAGGCGACGCACCAATTGTTCACCGAGCTGGGAAAGACCGTGCGCGACATGGGGCGCGACGGAAACTTCTGGGCCGTCGAAGGAATCGCTTGCTTCATGGAATCGCTTACCGAGGGGGGCGGTTGGCATTTGCTCGGCGGCAGCGACGCGGTGCGATTGCAGGACGCGCGGCATCGGCTGCTGGTCGACAATTATTACGTGCCGCTCGCAGAGCTTACGGCTCTCGGCATGGAACAGCTCAAGCGCGATCCCAATATCGCGATGCTCTACAGCCAGTCTGCAGGGATGACGTATTTCTTGATGTTCGCCGACCACGGGCGCTATCGAGCGCCGCAGGTCGCGTATCTGGCCGCGATTTATCGCGGCGCCGCGCGCCCTGGCACACTGGCCGAGGTATGCCGATCGACGAACGAAGAGCTCGACGACCAATATCGCACGTACCTCGAAAGTGTCGACGAATAACACCGCGTCGGCTGGCGTCCTGTGCCTCGTGGTTTTCGATAACCGGCTGAAGTTTGAGGCGGGCGTTCTCGCGGCCCCATTTCCCTCGCTGGCGCTTCGGGCTAATGTGGGATGCGCACCGAGCGTTTTTCGGTGCCACGGCTATTCCGAAATCCGTCATTCGCCATTCACGGAGTTTTTTCGTGCGCCCTTGGAAGCTTGCCGAGACGAACTACGCGTATGTGAAAGACAATGCATTCCAGGTAGCAGTGCTGCCGCTGGGGGCGACCGAGCCGCACAATTTGCACCTCCCCTACGGCACTGACACGATCGAAGGGGACGTGGTGGGAGAGGAAATCTGCCAGGCCGCGCACGATCGGGGGGCGAAGGTCATCCTGTTGCCGACAATCCCCTATGGCACCGAAACGAACCAGATCGCTTACCCACTGTCGATGAACGTCAATCCGTCGACGCTGGCCGCGGTGATTCGTGACCTGGTCGAATCGCTGGCGCGGCATGACATCCGCAAGGTGGTGTTGCTGAACAGCCACGGCGGCAATGATTTGAAGCCGATTCTGCGCGAGCTATACGGCAAGACTTCGGCGCAGCTGTTTTTGTGCAATTGGTACAAGGTGCTGGCCGACGTCGAGCACGAAATCTTCGACGATCCCGGCGATCACGCCGGCGAAATGGAGACGTCGTTCATCCTGGCCTATCGGCCCGACCTGGTGGCCCGACGTCCCGATGGCACGCTGGCCGCGGACGACGGCGCGATGGCCGTTACGAAATTCGATGCGGTGAATCGTGGGTGGATCTCGATCACCCGTCCCTGGCACTTGCTGACGACCAACACCGGGGCAGGTAATCCGCACGCCGCCACGGCCGAAAAGGGGCACGCCATGATGAAGCTGCTGGTCGAGCGGCTGGCCCAATTTCTGGTTGAACTTTCGGCGGCACCGTTGGACGAGCGTTTTCCGTATTGAAGGACCGGTAGTCGGTAGGCAAAGAGAATTTGCTCGGTCGCCCGTCGCGAAGCGCCTGCCGTCGTCGAATTGTTCGTCCGCCCCCGGCTCCGCAGCTGCTCGTCGTGTGACTATAATAGGCCTCGCTGCCTGGAACGGTCGTTCCGCTTTCGAAGTCGCCTCGCCCCCATTGACCCGCGTACTCGGAGAGACCGTTGTTTGCCGGACCTGTCTTCAGCCGCGAGGTGATAAGCGCGCCTCGCCGGCCGAGACTTTATGCCTGGCGCGCGGCCTACGTCGGTGGGCTGCTGGTCCTCTTGAGCACGGCCTGGCAGGTGCTGACCGGCACGCAGAACATTTCGGACACCGGTGAGCTGGCTCGTTTCGGCGTCATGTCGTTTCAGATTCTTGCTCCGCTGCAATTGGCGGTGGCCCTGTTTTTCGCGGCCCTCTCCTCGGCCGGCGCCGTGGCCGTCGAAAAAGATCGGCGCACGCTCGATCTGTTGCTTTTGACGCGGCTATCGAACGTCGAGCTCGTGCTGGGAAAGCTGTTTTCCAGCCTGCTATCGATCGCGTCGCTGATACTGGCGGCGCTGCCGTTCTTCATGCTGTTGGCGTTGCTCGGTGGCGTATCGTTCGCGCAGATCGGTCGTGTCGTGGCGGTCGCATTTGCCAGTGCCATCGCGGCAGGCAGCCTGGGGACTTTGCTCGCCTTTTGGCGTGAAAAGACCTTTCAAGCCTTGGCGACCACTTTGTTGGCGGTCGTCCTCTGGCTGGCGCTCGGCGAGGCTTTGGCGGCCGGTGCCCTCGGAACGGAGCTGGCGGGCGCACCCGCGGGCACCTGGGCGGCGGCGATCAGTCCATTGCGCGCCACACTGTCGGCGACACAGTCGTTTATCGATCGCGGCGAGGGGCCGGCAGGTTTGCTGGGGCAGATCGCTCCGGCGGATCTGTTTTTAATCATCGCGGGCGCACTGACCGTCGTGCTCAACGGTCTGGCCATCGGTCTGGTGCGGGTATGGAATCCGTCGCGCGAAGCGCGTCCGCCCGTGCTCGAAGACGAAGGTCACGCCGTACGGTCGGCCGGCGGCGAACATCATTGGCGCCTGGCCACGGCAAATTCTACGGCAGCGTCGGACGCGACTGGCGCCACCGCCAAGCCAGCACGCCGTCACGGTCGCACGCGACGTGTATGGGACAATCCCGTTCTATGGCGCGAAGTCTGCACCTGGGCCTACGGCCGAAGGATGTTGCTGGTGCGTTTAGCCTACCTGGTGATCTTCGCCGCGTCGGCGAGCGGGTTGTACCTGACGATTGCCCAGCAGCGTACGCCGTCGATGGCCGCGATTGCGCTACCGATCGTGCCGTTGCTGGTGCTTAGCCTGGCGCTGATTAACGTGCAGGCAGTGACGTCGCTGACGGCCGAGCGCGATGCGCGAGCGCTGGATTTGCTGCTGGTCACGGACCTGACGCCGCGCGAATTCATCTTCGGCAAGTTAGCCGGCGCCCTGTACAACACCAAAGAAATGTTGCTGCTGCCGATGACGCTTTGCAGCTATTTATGGTGGGCCGAGCAGATCAGTCTCGAGAACCTGGTTTATTTGCTCAGCGGCTGGCTGGTGATGGTCGGCTTCGTAACCATGCTGGGCGTGCATTGCGGCATGAACTACGCGAACAGTCGTGCCGCGATCGCGGTTAGCGTCGGTACGGTATTCTTCCTGTTCATCGGCATCGCGACCTGCATGCGGATCATGGTCGCGTTCAGTGGCTCGTTCCAACTGCAACTGCAGCCGTTTCTAGCCTTCATGGTCGGCGGGGGCATCGGCTTGCTGGTTGCCCTAGGGTGGCGCAATGCGTCGAGTGCGATTTGGATCGCGGCGTTCGCTTGCCCGTTCCTGACGTTCTACGCGCTGACCAGCTTTCTGTTGAATTACACGCTGGCGGTGCTGCTGGTCGTGGCCGCGGCCTACGGCTTTGCGACGGCGGCGATGCTGGTGCCGGCCCTGTACGAATTTGACGTTGCCACGGGGCGCACCGGCGCGGATGAAGGCTGACGAATCTGCTTCGCGATTCGTATCTTTTGCCACGGGCGCCGCCGCGATGCGGTCGGCGCGGAAACATCGCCTGGCTCCGGCTATCGACTAACGGTGATAGCCCAGCGACTTGACCACGGCCAGCATTTCATCGTGCGTGATGAAGCGCCGACGGTGCATCAGCTTGTAGGCGTCGATCGCACGCGCCAATTCCCGGCCATCGGGGGTGAGCTCGTCATGGCTGTCGGCGAACTGCCGGCGTTCCCGCCCGGGCGGCCCATCGAAGGAGTTTGAACTGCGGCGATCGATAAACGTATCGGGACCCGCGGTCAATGCTTCGGGCATGCCCATTCCATACTCCTCGTGAATTGATCCCGCCCTTGATTCTGTCCGCGCCTGCGCAGGCGCGTCTTGTGTGTTGGGGCGGCAGGCGGCCCGCAGAAACATACGTCGGGCGCAAGGTATCGTCAAAATCGTGCCAGCGGCGCCGGATCCGCGAAACCGGACGTAACGATTATGCCGGAGGCGATCATCCTCGTGAGGGATTCTCCCGTGGGCGAGGGCCTATCGCGCCGGCGGTCCCCCGCGTCCCGGCAGGCGGGCCAGCAGTTCTTGATAACGCGGATTGCCGGGGTCGCGGGACACGGCTTGTTCGAGTGCCACGCGCGCTTCGGCCGTGTTGCCACGTGCCATTTCGGCTTCGCTGAGGTTGTAGAGAATTTCGGGGTTCGCTTGATCGCGCGCATGCGCGTGCTGAAAGCTTTCGACTGCCTGGTCGTAGCGCTTCATGCCGGCGTATGCCTGGCCGGTCTCAAACAGCAATTGCGCCGGCTCGTCGCCCGGAGCGTGTTGATCGAGCAAGCTGTGCAAGTTCGCCAACGCCCGATCGGGTTGACCGGCCGCCAGGTAGGTCTTGGCCAGCTCGTGCAGAATCTGTGAATTGCGTGGATCGTAGCTGAGCGCGCGATGCAGATCGGCTAGCGCCTGGCGATTATCACCCAGGCGATGCATGATGCGGCCGCGTACCATCCATGCATCAGCAGATTTGGGATCGAGATCGATGGCGACCTCGGCGTCGTGACGCGCCTCTTCCAATTGGCCCGCCAACAGTCGGAATTCGGCGAGCCGATCGAGCAGGCGGGGATCTTCGGGCGAAACCTTGACGGCCTCGGCCAGTTGCGTGATGGCCTCTTCCCGTGCGCCGCGATGCCACAGCGCTTCGGCATAATGGCGGCGCGCGTCGACATCGGCCGGACATGCTTGGACGGCGCGGGCGAATAGCGACTCGGCCGTGGTCCAGTCCTGCCGGTAGAGCGCGCTTGCGCCTTGTTGCGAAAGCTGACGCGAGGTTTGCACGGTCCGCGATTTCGGCCCGCCGTATCCGGGGATACGACAGCCGGTGGTGGTTAGGCCAATCGCGAGGATGATGATGGCCTGCGTTGCAGTCCATGATCGCGCAGCGCGACCGGGGCGCATGAGCGACCGGTCGACATCGCGAATTGCCACGGATGGGCATGTCATGGTCAGCGCGGCTCCGCCAGAACTGCGTCTAATTCGCCGCGTTTCCAGAACTGGAAACCACTTCGCAGGGGCGGGATCGTAGCAAAACCGCTGCCTGGGGACAATGCACGCCGGATTCAACTCCGCCGGATGAATGCATTGAGAGCGAACCTGCTGTCACTGCAGCAATTCGTCGAGTTTGGCCGGGGTACAGATTTCCGCCATCCCCCGCTCGCAGACCTCCGACAAAATCGTAATACTGATCCCCTTATGGCAGCCATATTCAACAAACTGGGTATCCGGTTCCTTTACCCCGAGAACTGGACGCTGGACGAAAGTGAAGCCCTGGAGGGGAATCAGGTCATCACGGTATTTTCGCCGGGGGGATCATTCTGGTCCGTGATGATCGATCCTCCGGGAACCTCGCCCGAAAAGCTGGCCGCGACCGCCCTGAAGGCGATGCGCCAGCAATATGACGACTTGGACGCGGAGGAAGTCCAGGAAACCGTGGCCGGCACGGAACTCT is a genomic window containing:
- a CDS encoding glutamate synthase subunit beta; translated protein: MGDIRGFMQFGRRQYDEEPADARVKHYNEFLRVLPSEEIRRQGARCMDCGVPFCHTGCPLGNIIPDFNDLVYRDRWREALARLHATNNFPEFTGRVCPAPCETACVLGINEDPVSIKQIEMSIADRGFDEGWITPEPPEVRTGKRVAVVGGGPAGLAAAQQLNRAGHYVTVFERADRPGGLLMYGIPDFKLQKDRVWRRIRQLENEGVEFRCNANVGVNVETAQLRDEYDAMLLTGGATQPRDLPIPGRNLPGIYFAMEFLPQQNKRNQGDKIPADISLLATGKDVIIIGGGDTGSDCTGTSNRHGAKSVTQFELLPKPPDLGYFPRANERPVNTPWPYWTMMMRTSSSHKEGCDRHWSILTKEFQADEKGRVKNLVTVEIEWYVDEQGRQQFKEMPGTTKAWPCQLVLLAMGFLGPEKKGAIADLDLALDGRGNVKCDANYMSSVDGVFAAGDIRRGQSLVVWAIHEGREAARAVDKYLMGVSYLPSVNAGDFAWK
- a CDS encoding PEP-CTERM sorting domain-containing protein, yielding MIRTFAHFVFLSVALCAQMTFASGLVIGTWNSTRAGIANIPTGEFSTQAVASLETNFPGMSFKTTTTLTPQFFQGVNMLFIDTAQTDSVPITPLSSSEQSALLNFVKGGGSAFLLTEGYAPFVQASQSVLAPFGITIADDNLDGLMAGNPVNEPNPIFDGPYGSTASILLYGAGDYPNLGPHATSLADNAINGLPVMAVIPPHALSPTSGAVVMVADSTSFIDVAAGGAFTEFEPLFLNTVTYLTTPEPGSLALALLGGAVLVGVAGRRRR
- a CDS encoding DUF1570 domain-containing protein, with the translated sequence MSRAFVSLIMCAALLPGLAPGEAPARVVSGDIGTRHAAARVKFAKKLAELAEWADGQNLPAEAKISRSWLPAAEPNRIALACRPAPGDTAELPESSSDEWRARFQKLRTAQAAELFALAEEAAEHGHAAAAFPLLVEVIRDEPGHERARKILGYELHEGRWLTPFEIAKANDGQAWDSRFGWLPAKYVTRYEAGERYYNNRWITAEEDQRSRADPRKGWDVVTEHYNIHTTHSLEEGVRLATRLERLYDAWQQMFTGFYATDAQLARRFKLQAATHTMPQRHRVMYFRDREEYIKALEKEEPGIRVSTGYYLANKKTAYFYAGDEDGETNLYHEATHQLFTELGKTVRDMGRDGNFWAVEGIACFMESLTEGGGWHLLGGSDAVRLQDARHRLLVDNYYVPLAELTALGMEQLKRDPNIAMLYSQSAGMTYFLMFADHGRYRAPQVAYLAAIYRGAARPGTLAEVCRSTNEELDDQYRTYLESVDE
- a CDS encoding creatininase family protein — encoded protein: MRPWKLAETNYAYVKDNAFQVAVLPLGATEPHNLHLPYGTDTIEGDVVGEEICQAAHDRGAKVILLPTIPYGTETNQIAYPLSMNVNPSTLAAVIRDLVESLARHDIRKVVLLNSHGGNDLKPILRELYGKTSAQLFLCNWYKVLADVEHEIFDDPGDHAGEMETSFILAYRPDLVARRPDGTLAADDGAMAVTKFDAVNRGWISITRPWHLLTTNTGAGNPHAATAEKGHAMMKLLVERLAQFLVELSAAPLDERFPY
- a CDS encoding ABC transporter permease subunit is translated as MFAGPVFSREVISAPRRPRLYAWRAAYVGGLLVLLSTAWQVLTGTQNISDTGELARFGVMSFQILAPLQLAVALFFAALSSAGAVAVEKDRRTLDLLLLTRLSNVELVLGKLFSSLLSIASLILAALPFFMLLALLGGVSFAQIGRVVAVAFASAIAAGSLGTLLAFWREKTFQALATTLLAVVLWLALGEALAAGALGTELAGAPAGTWAAAISPLRATLSATQSFIDRGEGPAGLLGQIAPADLFLIIAGALTVVLNGLAIGLVRVWNPSREARPPVLEDEGHAVRSAGGEHHWRLATANSTAASDATGATAKPARRHGRTRRVWDNPVLWREVCTWAYGRRMLLVRLAYLVIFAASASGLYLTIAQQRTPSMAAIALPIVPLLVLSLALINVQAVTSLTAERDARALDLLLVTDLTPREFIFGKLAGALYNTKEMLLLPMTLCSYLWWAEQISLENLVYLLSGWLVMVGFVTMLGVHCGMNYANSRAAIAVSVGTVFFLFIGIATCMRIMVAFSGSFQLQLQPFLAFMVGGGIGLLVALGWRNASSAIWIAAFACPFLTFYALTSFLLNYTLAVLLVVAAAYGFATAAMLVPALYEFDVATGRTGADEG
- a CDS encoding tetratricopeptide repeat protein — translated: MTCPSVAIRDVDRSLMRPGRAARSWTATQAIIILAIGLTTTGCRIPGYGGPKSRTVQTSRQLSQQGASALYRQDWTTAESLFARAVQACPADVDARRHYAEALWHRGAREEAITQLAEAVKVSPEDPRLLDRLAEFRLLAGQLEEARHDAEVAIDLDPKSADAWMVRGRIMHRLGDNRQALADLHRALSYDPRNSQILHELAKTYLAAGQPDRALANLHSLLDQHAPGDEPAQLLFETGQAYAGMKRYDQAVESFQHAHARDQANPEILYNLSEAEMARGNTAEARVALEQAVSRDPGNPRYQELLARLPGRGGPPAR